Proteins encoded within one genomic window of Amycolatopsis sp. 2-15:
- a CDS encoding enolase C-terminal domain-like protein produces MAKIMGMEVLDVRFPTSRELDGSDAMNPDPDYSAAYVELHTDLGPDGYGLAFTIGRGNDVQAAAIRALAPHVVGRDVPEDAEALGQLSRDLIGDSQFRWLGPEKGVAHMAIGAVVNAAWDLAARRADLPLWKFAARMTPEELVSLVDFRYLSDALTEQEALDILRAAEPGREERIAKLEAEGYRAYSTSPGWLGYSDAKLVRLAEQAVADGFEMIKLKVGGNLSDDVRRMKLARETVGADIRVAVDANQRWDVSTAVSWMTELAPFDPYWIEEPTSPDDILGHAAIAKALAPIKVATGEHVQNRVVFKQLLQAGAIDVLQLDAARVGGVNENLAILLLAAKFGVPVCPHAGGVGLCELVRHLSMFDFVAVSGEDTDRTIEWVDHLHEHFTDPAVVRDGRYLAPTAAGFSARMHDATLRRFRFPDGPEWTEDAQ; encoded by the coding sequence ATGGCGAAGATCATGGGCATGGAGGTGCTCGACGTCCGGTTCCCGACCTCGCGGGAGCTCGACGGCTCGGACGCCATGAACCCCGACCCCGACTACTCGGCCGCCTACGTCGAGCTCCACACCGACCTCGGCCCCGACGGCTACGGGCTCGCCTTCACCATCGGCCGCGGCAACGACGTGCAGGCCGCCGCGATCCGCGCACTCGCGCCGCACGTCGTCGGCCGCGACGTGCCGGAGGACGCCGAGGCACTCGGCCAGCTCTCGCGCGACCTGATCGGCGACTCGCAGTTCCGGTGGCTGGGCCCGGAAAAGGGCGTGGCGCACATGGCGATCGGCGCGGTCGTGAACGCCGCGTGGGACCTCGCCGCGCGCCGGGCCGACCTGCCGCTGTGGAAGTTCGCGGCGCGCATGACGCCGGAAGAGCTGGTGTCGCTCGTGGACTTCCGGTACCTGTCCGACGCGTTGACCGAGCAGGAGGCGCTCGACATCCTGCGCGCCGCCGAGCCCGGGCGCGAGGAGCGGATCGCGAAGCTCGAAGCCGAGGGTTATCGCGCCTACAGCACGTCGCCGGGCTGGCTCGGCTACTCCGACGCGAAGCTGGTGCGCTTGGCCGAGCAGGCCGTGGCCGACGGCTTCGAGATGATCAAGCTGAAGGTCGGCGGCAACCTCTCCGACGACGTGCGCCGCATGAAGCTGGCGCGCGAGACCGTGGGCGCGGACATCCGGGTCGCCGTGGACGCCAACCAGCGCTGGGACGTGTCCACGGCCGTGTCGTGGATGACGGAGCTCGCGCCGTTCGACCCGTACTGGATCGAAGAACCGACCTCGCCCGACGACATCCTGGGCCACGCGGCCATCGCGAAGGCACTGGCGCCGATCAAGGTCGCGACCGGCGAGCACGTGCAGAACCGCGTGGTGTTCAAGCAGCTGCTGCAGGCCGGCGCGATCGACGTGCTGCAGCTCGACGCCGCGCGCGTCGGCGGGGTGAACGAGAACCTCGCGATCCTGTTGCTGGCCGCCAAGTTCGGCGTTCCGGTGTGCCCGCACGCCGGCGGCGTCGGGCTGTGCGAGCTGGTGCGGCACCTGTCGATGTTCGACTTCGTGGCCGTCTCCGGGGAGGACACCGACCGCACCATCGAGTGGGTCGACCACCTGCACGAGCACTTCACCGACCCGGCCGTCGTGCGCGACGGCCGGTACCTGGCCCCGACCGCAGCCGGGTTCTCCGCGCGGATGCACGACGCGACCCTGCGCCGCTTCCGCTTCCCGGACGGTCCAGAGTGGACGGAGGACGCCCAGTGA
- a CDS encoding sugar ABC transporter ATP-binding protein, with translation MSAPAPETAAPVVSAHGVGKRYGPTVALHDVSLTVHAGESHALVGRNGAGKSTLVSILTGLSLPDTGSVEFGGVPAPPLSKQDDWKAHVACVYQHAMVVPQLTVAENLFLNRQARGGFAIGWRKLRRQARELLDSWDVAVDVDTPAGELSVEDRQFVEIARALSYGARFIVLDEPTAQLDSQAIERLFERMRQMQRSGVTFLFISHHLHEVYEVCQAVTVLRDAKHVLTAPVADVSRPQLVDAMTGEQGGLSVRDAASRDPLAVDAAEVLTVDALSGDGFHDVSLRVHRGEVVGLAGSNASGKHQVAETVYGLRSPSAGTVSVDGKPLPPGDIPAAVHAGIGCVPRDRHHEGLVLEHSIMDNATLSVLDRMGPAGFASPSARHDRGARALAAYDIVAAGPEQPVADLSGGNQQKVVLARALESDPRVVVLINPTAGVDVKSKEALLAVVDRVRAEGKAVLIVSDELDDLRLADRVLVLRAGAVVAEHQAGWSDGDLVADIEGVGLHD, from the coding sequence GTGAGCGCGCCCGCCCCCGAGACGGCCGCGCCGGTGGTGAGTGCCCACGGCGTCGGCAAGCGCTACGGGCCCACCGTGGCCCTGCACGACGTGAGCCTCACCGTGCACGCCGGCGAGTCGCACGCACTGGTCGGCCGCAACGGGGCGGGCAAGTCCACGCTCGTGTCGATCCTCACCGGACTGTCGCTTCCGGACACCGGCAGCGTCGAGTTCGGCGGGGTGCCCGCGCCGCCGCTGTCCAAACAGGACGACTGGAAGGCGCACGTGGCGTGCGTGTACCAGCACGCCATGGTGGTGCCCCAGCTGACGGTGGCCGAGAACCTGTTCCTCAACCGGCAGGCGCGCGGAGGCTTCGCCATCGGCTGGCGCAAGCTGCGCCGGCAGGCCCGCGAGCTGCTCGATTCGTGGGACGTGGCCGTGGACGTGGACACGCCCGCGGGTGAGCTTTCGGTGGAGGACCGCCAGTTCGTGGAGATCGCCCGCGCGCTGAGCTACGGCGCGCGGTTCATCGTGCTCGACGAGCCCACGGCGCAGCTCGACAGCCAGGCCATCGAGCGGCTGTTCGAGCGCATGCGCCAGATGCAGCGCAGCGGCGTGACGTTCCTGTTCATCTCCCACCACCTGCACGAGGTGTACGAGGTGTGCCAGGCCGTCACGGTGTTGCGCGACGCGAAGCACGTGCTCACCGCGCCGGTCGCCGACGTCAGCCGGCCGCAGCTGGTCGACGCCATGACCGGCGAGCAGGGCGGGCTGTCCGTGCGCGACGCGGCGAGCCGCGATCCGCTGGCGGTCGACGCCGCCGAGGTCCTCACCGTCGACGCGCTGTCCGGCGACGGCTTCCACGACGTGTCGCTGCGGGTGCACCGCGGTGAGGTCGTGGGGCTGGCCGGCAGCAACGCGAGCGGCAAGCACCAGGTGGCCGAGACCGTGTACGGGTTGCGCTCGCCCTCGGCGGGAACCGTGTCCGTGGACGGAAAACCGTTGCCCCCGGGCGACATCCCGGCCGCGGTGCACGCCGGGATCGGCTGTGTGCCACGCGACCGCCACCACGAGGGTCTCGTGCTGGAGCACTCGATCATGGACAACGCCACGCTGTCCGTGCTCGACCGCATGGGCCCGGCCGGGTTCGCGTCGCCCAGTGCGCGGCACGACCGCGGGGCCCGCGCGCTGGCCGCGTACGACATCGTCGCGGCCGGGCCGGAACAGCCGGTGGCCGACCTGTCGGGCGGCAACCAGCAGAAGGTCGTGCTGGCCCGGGCGCTGGAGAGCGACCCGCGGGTGGTCGTGCTGATCAACCCCACCGCGGGCGTGGACGTGAAGTCGAAGGAAGCCCTGCTCGCGGTCGTCGACCGGGTGCGGGCCGAAGGCAAGGCGGTGCTGATCGTGAGCGACGAGCTCGACGACCTGCGCCTGGCCGACCGGGTGCTGGTGCTGCGCGCCGGTGCCGTCGTCGCCGAACACCAGGCCGGCTGGTCCGACGGAGACCTCGTGGCCGACATCGAAGGAGTCGGGCTCCATGACTGA
- a CDS encoding SDR family NAD(P)-dependent oxidoreductase: MSEFDGLVAVVTGGASGIGLATATLLAERGARVAVLDLKTDDVPEPLAGFRCDVTTDAEVTAAIDAVVERCGRIDVLVNNAGIGAAGDVSDNSDDEWHRVYDVNVVGMVRVTRAALPHLKASPSAAVVNTCSIAAWAGLPQRALYSATKGAVLSLTLAMATDHLPDRIRVNCVCPGTADTPWVGRLLDAAADPAAERAALAARQPMGRLVTADEVASAITYLASPLSASTTGTALAVDGGMHGLRPRGPVQN, from the coding sequence GTGAGCGAGTTCGACGGCCTGGTCGCCGTGGTCACCGGCGGCGCTTCGGGGATCGGCCTGGCCACGGCCACGCTGCTCGCCGAACGCGGCGCGCGGGTGGCCGTGCTCGACCTCAAGACCGACGACGTGCCGGAGCCGCTGGCCGGCTTCCGGTGCGACGTCACGACAGACGCCGAGGTCACCGCGGCGATCGACGCCGTCGTCGAGCGCTGCGGGCGGATCGACGTGCTGGTCAACAACGCCGGCATCGGCGCGGCCGGCGACGTCTCGGACAACAGCGACGACGAGTGGCACCGCGTCTACGACGTGAACGTGGTCGGCATGGTCCGGGTGACGCGCGCCGCCCTGCCGCACCTGAAGGCCTCGCCTTCGGCGGCCGTGGTCAACACCTGCTCCATCGCCGCTTGGGCCGGCCTGCCGCAGCGCGCGCTCTACTCCGCGACGAAGGGTGCGGTGCTGTCGCTGACGCTCGCGATGGCCACCGACCACCTGCCCGACCGGATCCGCGTGAACTGCGTGTGCCCCGGCACCGCGGACACGCCGTGGGTCGGGCGCCTGCTCGACGCGGCGGCCGACCCGGCCGCCGAGCGCGCGGCACTGGCCGCGCGCCAGCCGATGGGCCGGCTCGTGACCGCCGACGAGGTCGCGAGCGCCATCACCTACCTCGCCAGCCCGCTGTCCGCGTCGACCACCGGCACCGCGCTCGCGGTCGACGGCGGCATGCACGGCCTGCGTCCGCGGGGACCTGTGCAGAACTAG
- a CDS encoding NAD(P)/FAD-dependent oxidoreductase, which produces MAQPSKIVIVGAGLAGASAAAGVREKGFGGDVLLMGSDPHRPYELPPLSKGVLLGTTDEPDWVHEEGFYAAHDIRLTSDLTATRLELGARLVLDDAGGEHRFDRLVLATGSRPRPLTAPGGNFPGLYTLRTLDDSLSLRTAFVDARRVVVIGAGWIGTEAAAAARSHDADVTVVAPGRRPLGKVLGPEVAEVFQSLHEEHGVHWCLGERVAEVTGDPSGVRGVRLQSGEELLADVVLVAVGAAPRVELAHTAGLELTDDGGVAVDAGLRTAAPDVYAVGDIASHFHPRYGHRVRVEHWATARTQGAHVAGNLLGENEPYLDSPYFFSDQYDLGMEYRGLADPGHDRLVVRGDLAARDFTAFWVGAEGEVHAAMNVNQWDDGDALQRLVDGRMKVSDEELKSGNLADVG; this is translated from the coding sequence ATGGCACAGCCGAGCAAGATCGTGATCGTCGGGGCCGGTCTCGCGGGGGCCTCGGCCGCCGCCGGGGTGCGCGAGAAGGGCTTCGGTGGCGACGTGCTGCTGATGGGTTCGGACCCGCACCGGCCCTACGAGCTGCCGCCGCTGTCGAAGGGCGTGCTGCTGGGCACCACCGACGAACCCGATTGGGTGCACGAAGAGGGCTTCTACGCCGCCCACGACATCCGGCTCACCTCCGACCTCACGGCCACACGCCTGGAACTCGGCGCACGCCTGGTCCTCGACGACGCCGGCGGCGAGCACCGCTTCGACCGGCTCGTGCTCGCGACGGGTTCCCGCCCGCGACCGCTGACCGCGCCCGGCGGCAACTTCCCGGGCCTCTACACCCTGCGCACGCTGGACGACTCGCTCAGCCTGCGCACGGCATTCGTCGACGCCCGGCGCGTGGTGGTCATCGGCGCCGGCTGGATCGGCACCGAGGCCGCGGCGGCCGCGCGCTCGCACGACGCGGACGTGACCGTGGTGGCGCCCGGGCGCCGGCCGCTCGGCAAGGTCCTCGGCCCCGAGGTGGCCGAGGTTTTCCAGTCCCTGCACGAAGAACACGGCGTGCACTGGTGCCTGGGGGAGCGCGTCGCGGAGGTCACGGGTGACCCGAGCGGCGTACGCGGCGTGCGATTGCAGAGCGGCGAGGAGCTGCTGGCCGACGTGGTCCTCGTGGCCGTCGGCGCCGCCCCGCGCGTGGAACTCGCTCACACGGCGGGCCTCGAGCTGACGGACGACGGCGGCGTCGCGGTCGACGCGGGCCTGCGCACGGCCGCCCCGGACGTCTACGCCGTCGGCGACATCGCGTCGCACTTCCACCCGCGCTACGGCCACCGCGTGCGCGTCGAGCACTGGGCCACCGCGCGCACGCAGGGCGCCCACGTGGCCGGGAACCTGCTGGGGGAGAACGAGCCGTACCTGGATTCGCCGTACTTCTTCTCCGACCAGTACGACCTCGGCATGGAGTACCGCGGCCTCGCCGACCCCGGCCACGACCGCCTCGTCGTCCGCGGCGACCTCGCGGCGCGCGACTTCACGGCTTTCTGGGTCGGCGCCGAAGGCGAGGTGCACGCCGCGATGAACGTGAACCAGTGGGACGACGGGGATGCGTTGCAGCGCCTGGTGGACGGGCGGATGAAGGTGAGTGACGAGGAGCTGAAGTCGGGCAACCTCGCCGATGTCGGGTAA
- a CDS encoding fumarylacetoacetate hydrolase family protein: MQLVRLGAAGEERPFVRAGDGTLYDLSGLTADVDGAFLAADGLARVAAALEAGELPAAGPETASLRVGPPLASPGKVLCIGMNYRRHAEETGAAVPSEPVLFMKAPDVIVGPDDDVLIPRRSTSTDWEVELGVVIGKQARYLDSVEEALQYVAGYVVSNDVSEREFQLHRGGQWDKGKNCETFNPLGPAFVTADEVPDPQDLGLRTWVNGKKVQDSSTKDMVFTVAEIIHYLSQFMVLRPGDLINTGTPEGVALGQPEPKPYLREGDVVELEIDGLGRQRQTLRQA, encoded by the coding sequence GTGCAGCTTGTGCGTCTCGGAGCCGCGGGAGAAGAGCGACCGTTCGTGCGTGCCGGTGACGGCACCCTGTACGACCTCTCAGGCCTCACGGCCGACGTCGACGGCGCGTTCCTCGCGGCCGACGGCCTCGCCCGCGTCGCCGCCGCGCTCGAAGCCGGCGAGCTGCCCGCCGCCGGCCCGGAAACCGCGAGCCTGCGTGTCGGCCCGCCGCTGGCCTCGCCCGGCAAGGTCCTCTGTATCGGCATGAACTACCGCCGGCACGCCGAGGAAACCGGCGCCGCCGTGCCGTCGGAGCCCGTGCTGTTCATGAAGGCTCCCGACGTGATCGTCGGCCCGGACGACGACGTGCTCATCCCGCGCCGTTCGACCAGCACCGACTGGGAGGTCGAGCTCGGCGTCGTGATCGGCAAGCAGGCCCGTTACCTCGACAGCGTCGAGGAAGCCCTCCAGTACGTCGCCGGCTACGTCGTGTCCAACGACGTCTCCGAGCGCGAGTTCCAGCTGCACCGCGGCGGCCAGTGGGACAAGGGCAAGAACTGCGAGACGTTCAACCCGCTCGGCCCTGCGTTCGTGACCGCCGACGAGGTGCCCGACCCGCAGGACCTCGGCCTGCGCACGTGGGTGAACGGTAAAAAGGTGCAGGACTCCTCGACGAAGGACATGGTCTTCACCGTCGCCGAGATCATCCACTACCTGAGCCAGTTCATGGTGCTGCGCCCCGGCGACCTGATCAACACCGGCACCCCCGAGGGGGTCGCGCTCGGGCAGCCGGAACCGAAGCCGTACCTGCGCGAGGGCGACGTCGTCGAGCTGGAGATCGACGGCCTCGGCCGCCAGCGCCAGACGCTGAGGCAGGCCTGA
- a CDS encoding ABC transporter permease, with translation MTELMSDPQTALPAAPPKRRKSLWLRELALLPALVVVFVIGGLISDSFFTFDNVISILSAAAALSLVVLGESLVLLTGKFDLSLESTMGIAPAIGAMLVIPATSSGFGTGWPAALGLLAIPVVGALIGFVNGFLIVKLKLNAFIVTLAMLTVLRGTQIGSTNGKTLFDQLDAFTALATTTFAGLPMSVWLAAVLFLLFGLGLRYHRVGRSLYAIGGNREAARAAGIRVDRISWAVFIVAGVLAAIGGLAYTGYVGALGADQGDGLILQVFAAAVIGGVSLDGGKGTLVGALTGVLLLQSVDSLLRIAQVPAEWLKAIYGGIILIALIISRYAGGKPQT, from the coding sequence ATGACTGAGCTGATGAGCGATCCGCAGACGGCGCTGCCCGCGGCGCCCCCGAAACGGCGGAAGTCGCTGTGGCTGCGGGAGCTGGCGCTGCTGCCGGCACTCGTGGTCGTGTTCGTGATCGGCGGGCTGATCAGCGACTCGTTCTTCACGTTCGACAACGTGATCAGCATCCTCTCGGCCGCCGCGGCGCTGTCGCTGGTGGTGCTGGGCGAGTCGCTGGTGCTGCTGACCGGCAAGTTCGACCTGTCGCTGGAATCGACCATGGGCATCGCGCCCGCGATCGGCGCCATGCTGGTGATCCCGGCGACGTCCTCGGGCTTCGGCACGGGGTGGCCGGCGGCGCTGGGCCTGCTCGCGATCCCTGTGGTGGGCGCGCTGATCGGGTTCGTGAACGGCTTCCTGATCGTGAAGCTCAAGCTCAACGCGTTCATCGTCACGCTGGCGATGCTCACGGTGCTGCGCGGCACGCAGATCGGCTCCACCAACGGCAAGACACTGTTCGACCAGCTCGACGCGTTCACGGCGCTGGCGACCACGACGTTCGCCGGGCTGCCGATGTCGGTGTGGCTGGCCGCGGTGCTGTTCCTGCTCTTCGGGCTCGGCCTGCGCTACCACCGCGTCGGCCGCTCGCTCTACGCGATCGGCGGCAACCGCGAGGCGGCGCGCGCGGCGGGCATCCGGGTGGACCGGATCTCGTGGGCGGTGTTCATCGTGGCCGGCGTGCTGGCCGCGATCGGCGGCCTGGCCTACACCGGTTACGTCGGCGCGCTCGGCGCCGACCAGGGTGACGGCCTGATCCTGCAGGTCTTCGCCGCGGCGGTGATCGGCGGTGTGTCGCTCGACGGCGGCAAGGGCACTCTGGTCGGCGCGCTGACCGGGGTGCTGCTCCTGCAGTCGGTGGACAGCCTGCTGCGCATCGCGCAGGTGCCGGCGGAATGGCTGAAGGCGATCTACGGCGGGATCATCCTGATCGCCCTGATCATCAGCCGCTACGCCGGCGGAAAGCCGCAGACCTGA
- a CDS encoding DUF2235 domain-containing protein has translation MPKRILICCDGTWDSADLADGGVPAPSNVTRLALATAPVDEAGTEQRVFYQSGIGSQRQRLLGGAFGVGLSRNVREVYTYLVHTYEPGDEIFFVGFSRGAYTVRSVAGFIRNCGLLRREHVGLVKRAYGLYRDRSDKSHPRNTEATLFRRTYSHEPRIRFIGVWDTVGALGVPLTGFWPIDVFNRRFQFHDTALSSTVDAAFQALSIDEHRKPFVPSIWAPPAAPGTERIEQVWFAGCHSDVGGGGQTQRSLSDVPLRWLASHAALNGLALLPDFPCEPDALGPMFPSRRGFYRLLPSVTRGIGTTDPKHEFVASSAVTRHKLAADYAPPNLVGYLALDGLVIPVEV, from the coding sequence ATGCCCAAGCGGATCCTGATCTGCTGCGACGGCACGTGGGACTCGGCGGACCTGGCCGACGGCGGCGTGCCCGCCCCGAGCAACGTCACCCGCCTCGCGCTGGCCACCGCGCCGGTCGACGAAGCCGGCACGGAGCAACGGGTCTTCTACCAGTCGGGCATCGGCTCCCAGCGGCAGCGCCTGCTCGGCGGCGCGTTCGGCGTCGGGCTCTCGCGCAACGTCCGCGAGGTCTACACCTATCTGGTGCACACCTATGAGCCCGGCGACGAGATCTTCTTCGTGGGCTTCAGCCGCGGCGCGTACACCGTGCGCAGCGTGGCCGGCTTCATCCGCAACTGCGGCCTGCTGCGCCGCGAGCACGTCGGCCTCGTCAAGCGCGCCTACGGCCTCTATCGCGACCGCAGCGACAAGTCCCACCCGCGCAACACCGAAGCCACGCTGTTCCGCCGCACCTATTCGCACGAGCCGCGGATCCGGTTCATCGGCGTGTGGGACACGGTGGGCGCGCTCGGCGTGCCGCTCACCGGCTTCTGGCCCATCGACGTGTTCAACCGCCGCTTCCAGTTCCACGACACCGCGCTCAGCTCCACCGTGGACGCCGCGTTCCAGGCCCTGTCGATCGACGAGCACCGCAAACCGTTCGTGCCCTCGATCTGGGCGCCGCCCGCCGCGCCCGGCACGGAGCGGATCGAGCAGGTCTGGTTCGCCGGCTGCCACTCCGACGTCGGCGGCGGCGGGCAGACCCAGCGCAGCCTCTCCGACGTCCCGCTGCGCTGGCTCGCGAGCCACGCCGCGCTCAACGGCCTCGCGCTCCTGCCGGACTTCCCGTGCGAACCCGACGCCCTGGGTCCGATGTTCCCGTCCCGCAGGGGCTTCTACCGCCTCCTGCCCTCGGTGACACGCGGCATCGGGACCACGGACCCGAAGCACGAGTTCGTCGCCTCCAGCGCGGTCACCCGCCACAAGCTCGCGGCCGACTACGCGCCGCCGAACCTGGTGGGGTACCTGGCACTGGACGGGCTGGTCATTCCGGTTGAGGTCTGA
- a CDS encoding sugar ABC transporter substrate-binding protein, translating into MRTKVIRLAAAAAACGLVLTACGSTKDKPAASAGGGGDTGGKVGATLPLLTSPFWQAYNNYVPQMAKETGLDALPTVNADNDAAKLITDIGTLLNQGVKGLVVTPIDSAAIVAGLKQAENKGVPVVAVDVAPEGGKVAMVVRADNKAYGTKACEEIGKRVKSGKVVQVMGDLASVNGRDRSAAFRDCMKQKYPDIKVLEIAAEWKADKASSGLDSLLTANPDIKGVYMQAGGTYLAPTEQALKRKNLFFPTSDARHVVLVSNDGIPQELAAIRAGELDATVSQPADAYAKYGMYWLKKAMAGEKFQPGPTDHGSTIVEISPGILEDQLPAPVVTKDNVDDKALWGNNL; encoded by the coding sequence GTGCGTACGAAGGTGATCCGGCTCGCCGCCGCGGCGGCCGCGTGTGGTCTGGTCCTGACCGCGTGTGGGTCCACGAAGGACAAACCCGCGGCGTCGGCGGGCGGCGGTGGCGACACCGGCGGGAAGGTCGGGGCCACGCTGCCGCTGCTGACCTCGCCGTTCTGGCAGGCCTACAACAACTACGTGCCGCAGATGGCCAAGGAGACCGGCCTCGACGCGTTGCCGACGGTGAACGCCGACAACGACGCGGCGAAGCTCATCACCGACATCGGCACCCTGCTCAACCAGGGCGTCAAGGGCCTCGTGGTGACGCCGATCGACTCCGCCGCGATCGTGGCCGGGCTGAAGCAGGCCGAGAACAAGGGCGTGCCCGTGGTCGCGGTCGACGTCGCGCCCGAGGGCGGCAAGGTCGCCATGGTCGTGCGCGCCGACAACAAGGCGTACGGCACCAAGGCGTGCGAAGAGATCGGCAAGCGCGTGAAGAGCGGCAAGGTCGTGCAGGTGATGGGTGACCTCGCCTCCGTGAACGGCCGTGACCGCTCGGCCGCGTTCCGCGACTGCATGAAGCAGAAGTACCCGGACATCAAGGTGCTGGAGATCGCGGCGGAGTGGAAGGCCGACAAGGCGTCCTCGGGCCTCGACAGCCTGCTCACCGCCAACCCCGACATCAAGGGCGTCTACATGCAGGCCGGCGGTACGTACCTCGCGCCGACCGAGCAGGCGCTCAAGCGCAAGAACCTGTTCTTCCCCACGAGCGACGCGCGCCACGTGGTGCTCGTGAGCAACGACGGCATCCCGCAGGAGCTCGCGGCGATCCGCGCGGGCGAGCTCGACGCCACCGTGTCGCAGCCGGCCGACGCCTACGCCAAGTACGGCATGTACTGGCTCAAGAAGGCCATGGCGGGGGAGAAGTTCCAGCCCGGCCCGACCGACCACGGTTCCACGATCGTCGAGATCAGCCCCGGCATCCTCGAAGACCAGCTGCCGGCCCCGGTCGTGACGAAGGACAACGTGGACGACAAGGCGTTGTGGGGTAACAACCTGTGA